TAAAAATTGAAACCTTGATCTTGCTTTCGATTGACTCATTAATTTAGGATAGAGTTAATTAACAGTATCAAGCCTTTAAATCTCCTACAGCACAATAATCTACACGCGCTCAACAATCCATAAAAAACAAACACGTACATCCTGTATATTATCAATAATTTTTACACAAAATTAATACGACTTGACTGTGGGTTGAAAATAATACACAAATATAAAGTCTAATTAACCCTATAATTCTAATATCACACACTTCTACAGTATACTTGCGGCCTCTCTAAGAACAACTCACATTGGGTGTGTTTGGTAGGGAGGAAAAATAATGTTTTtcgatttttttatatttggttggtcaaaatatttgaaaaatattttttctagaaaaataagatttcttaaaaataagaaaaatgacttttctaataaaattaggaaaaatAAGTTGAACAAGTGACATTACAAACTTATTTTCTCCCATCTATTAGGATCGAAATAATTAAGTGTCATGCGGAAGATAGCAAAGCAAAGCAAACCTCGAAAGATtatgagtaagaagacaaacgagaaatataccaaaagagaCACAAACATTTAATATGGTTCGAACCGACTTACATCTACTTGAAAAGATGAACAATTCActatataaatatgagagtacgaaatatcaagaaaaataacTTCACACAATTCACTAAAATAAAAAGAGGTCCACACAAGTGTTGCAGTAACACTTAGTGTCTCACACCGTTTTCCCCTTCTacacaaaattttcaaaaccTCATAGTAGTGAATTGTGAATGCtaccaagttagaaggaatgaatctctatttatagagatATAAATCTTTTTTCCAACACCATCCACCCAATCCCCGCCCCTTGACCATCCCACCCTGCTAGCCCCGAACACCCACTCCCCATCTCATTTCACCTCCATAGTATTTTGCTGGATATTATAGAAATGTTCTTGAGATATTATTTTCTAGCTTACTTACCAAACTTcacaaaataagtaaaaatgttcaatttctttttaaaaaaaacatgttataagaaatcattttcagtagaaaatattttccaccttaccaaacacaccctttgTCACatcttttttttccaattaagGGACAACTCACAATGCACAAGCCTGCACTATCAGAGGTCTGTTTAAATTAATCGTACCTTTTTTTGGAATGAACATATTAAGGAacatttatagaaaaaaaaagggaagttTGAGAGTGATAATTTAAACTTCTTTCTTGGAATTTAAATTCCAAAATGCCATTTTATGTCACACGAGTAAGCTTCTctagttatttttaattatattacaCTGGGAGATCGGGAAGAGGAAATGGGAACAAGATTAGTTGTTTGGattgaatttataatttttgtgtGGATTGTTAaactaaattataaattttggtGACGTACGTTCAACTTCTCATATTGATTAGTGGTATAAAAggtaaacaaaaatattttctctctatgtttctAAAATAGCACGTAGCAAATGAAATAGTTACATATTTTTAACTAGATAGCGATATATTGCCCAAAGTCCAGCTCTCTTTTTATTAAATTGTTGGTCCACTGTTCTTCACCTAGGGGTACCTGTCTTGCTtaattatgttatcttatttaatCACATTTTCACTAAAATAAAAAGTATGAAAAATCAGTGTCTGACTATCGTTACGACGACcaatatttaatttcaaaattaaaatccatgaaaatataattattcaaaaaattaCAGGTAATTGCTTGCTTCGAACAATTTAATTTAATGAAAATAGACGCTAGATctatttaaaaatatgaaaaagtaaagaaaGAACCTAAATACCTGAgaatatagttatatatataaaaatagaatGAACCACGTACTGACTTGAAGACCTTGTAAAACATATGGGTTTTATTTTAATGGTACTCCCTGACTCCCTGCCTTCCAAATTATCTCTCATGTTGCTATTTTactcttattattttttagaatataatatatgttcattaaatataatattattttaaacttctaaaataaaagttaagagataattatttttaggaATTAGTTAAATAATTTGACACGAAGAGAGTGCTAGATTAAGAAATACTACCAAAAATCTAGGatatatttccttttttttttttgcttacgTACAATAACTACAAAATCTTTTTCCCAGGAACGCGGATTTGACTGTTGACAAAGTTATAACTGCAGCCGACCATGAACCAGTTTAAGATCAAAATAGATACGTGGCTAATTCCTTGCCACGTGACGTGATCCATGGGCCATTGCCCTTCGGTGTGGGCTATCCACAGAAATTTCCTTCATTGTGACAGGGCCCCACAGTAATTGCGTAACTTAAAAGTGGGCCCATGTTTCAGTGAGAAAGGGCCCCACAGAAGCTATGGAGGTTAAAGGCGGGCCCCCAGTTTTCAAGCGTGTTCACAATGCGAGCGGTAAAATATCGCCACGTATCATAATTATAGGATGAAGGTACGCCACGTGTGCTATAGAAAATGCATTTTTTTAGAGCTACTTTTCCTGACTTGTTCtaatttaattattgtttttttaaaattacgtAGTAGTTATGTTAGTTGGGAGTATTAGTTAACACTTGTGTGTGAAAGTTAATATGAACAAGTGTGGTTAATTTTGAATGGTAGCGTTAGTTACACTCAAAACCGACCAAAACATTATCCTAATGACAGTAGAGTAGTTGAGTCATGCATTTTGACTGCCGACTGATGAATAGTTAGCACTTACTGGAATATTCTTTAAGGAATTTGAGGTGATTAAGGGACATGATTTCATTCGTGGCTACAAATGAAGAGTCTACTGAGGCCTCAGAGAGAGATGGCTCATGATTTTGTTTCATGCTAAGCGACATTATTGATTGTTCATTTCGAAAATGTAGATATTTCAAATTTGACAACTTTAATAAAACTAAAGGTGACAGTAATTTTGAAGGAACAAAAATGAGAtgcttatattattttaatctttttgatGTGATCAGGGGAGATGACGTGATTTGATAATACAATAAAGAGTCCACTGCGTTTTGAAGCTTGGAGGGGTGGATTATGATTCTCAAAATTTTATAAGTTTATTGTTAGAAAACtgtattgaaaaatattaaacagtaatAAAAACTTCTGAAAGTAATAAAGACAGAATCTGGAATGAATCTGAAAATAATGACAGtctatgaaaaattattgttaaaagaaaatcgagcccactgaatacacagtgtttccttaaggaaattattcccctcaaagtacccgagtttttggaatctttcctcccaggatagaacgatttactcaccaaagtagaggtactgcaaattttGGTGACTGCAAACCACTCGAATgctgtatatcacacgattttaggaagtgcagaaagaagaagaagaagaagatgttatttcagaaatttcgtatggaacattctgaggattaagagacatatatagactgtttgcaccttttaagaaaaggcacctgttgggaaaagatttgtctgttgagaaaaggtttgtaacttttcggacaaggttgcaacctttcaaaaatctgttggaaaaatggagggaaatattttttaaaattaatccgggaaagaaatGGGTCGCGGGtcacgggtcaggattttttcacttaattaattaaataaataaataatattaattaattaaaatttaaaggaaatttggtccaaaaagattatcaatcaattgaccaaatccaaatccaaattcggagccgaagccgagccgaccgagcgacgacgacgacggcgcgaggggagaccttCTTCTTGACCTTTTAGCAACATAAAAGAGTGTTtttacttttaagtaggagaattttcatttccaccacctatgtgagaccaaagcttatttcataaagcaagagaAAACAGATCATTCTTCCCTCCActtcttttccctcaatttctcaTTCAAACTATCTATTAAACCCAACATTTATTGCATGCTAAGAGATAATATTGACTTTTCACtccaaaaatatagaaattttaaatttgatagaTTTAGTAAGATTAAAGATGACAATAATtttgaacaaaaaaaagaactaacattatttaaaatattctgAAATTTTTGATGTGATTAAGGAAGATGGGGTTGATTTGATATTGCAACGAAGAGTCTATTGGGTTGTGGGGCTTGGAGGAGTGGGTCATGGTTATCAAATTTTCCGGAGTTTGTTGCATGGTAAGTTATAATATTGACTATTGACTCAAAAAATGtagaaatttcaaatttgacaaGATAAATAAGATTAAAAGTGACAGTTTATTTTGAAAACCAAAATGAGTTTACATTGTTTACAACACACTaaggattttgatataattaagAAAGATAGTGTGATTTGTTGCTACAACAAAGAGTCTTCTGGTTTGTGGGCTTTGAGGGATGGATTATGGTTCTCAAATTTTCCAGAGTTTGTTGTATTCTAAGCGACATTATTGACTATATATTCAGTCCAAAAAAGGtagaaaatttatatttaatagccTTAGTAAGATTAAAGATGACTGTaattttgaaggaaaaaaatgggcttacaaatattttaaagattttgATACGATTAAGAAAGACGACGTGATTTGTTGTTACAATAAAGAGTCTAATGGGTTGTGGCTAGAAAGATGCCTAATTCAATGTTAACCTGGTTATGGATCTGTTGAACCAGGCCCTTTTGGTTATGGGTTTAGAATTTCTAATCAAGTAGCCCTGGCTTTGAAAAAGGCTTTGCCATGCCTACCCAAATTTGGGCCTCTAAAGGAGATCCTTTAAAGAATGGGAATTTCCAATCATATTTCCCTGGGTGAGAAAAGGGCCTTTACGCATGAAAGCTTGGCTAGCCGTCTCTGGATCCAGGCCTTTTTGTGGACTTCCAAACATAGTAATTTTTTGGTTATCATTTCATGAACTCACCTAAATGCTTCATCAGTCTTAGATTTTCATCAATCCTAAAATACTTCATATGCATTACTCTTTAGAGTACCATCTAAAACAGTTGAATGCAAAATGTTACTTAGGCTATAAGTTAATCTTCTGAATAGATTTTTTGTAATCAATAATAGGGTAAACACAGAATGAAAATTTAGatatctttgtttttctcttccATTACTGACAGGATATATATTTGGAAAACAACAAACATGTAAGTAACAATACAAGTAGTCAAGTACCCATAAAACAACATAATTGGTAAGTAATAATCTATTTAACCCACTTGGATGAACCATAATCATCTCTAAGAGGGGCTGTTGTGTCATACAAAATCCTTTAGGACAGTTATTTCTGTCACACATACTACTAAATCATAAGTTATAGCTTCAAACTTAAAGCATGTTATCATCAGTTTCCGATTCGCCTGCCTTTGTTTCTATCTGTCCAAACACCCCTTCTAGCGGCCTTTGCTCTATTCCACCTCTGAATGTTTCTCATTCTTGCAAATATTTTCCTAATCTGGTACAGCTTATGAGATTGTTGAGCAATCAAATTTGCAGTTGAAAGATTCTGGCTTAAGATTATCTCATATCCATCTCCGAATGAGTTCATTCCTTCACTTAAAAGTTGCCAGAAGAGTCCCCCTGCTGCTGCTCCCCCGCGCTTGGCTGATGAATATATCTTGTAGTAGACTGTGTTGTAAAGAAGGTCCCTTTGGTAGGAGCTGAAACCAGAATCTTTCGAAGATTTTCCAAACTCTGTGATCAGCAATGGCTTTCTGAGAATATATTGAGCATCTTGAATGTGGGAGTCTAGCCAATTGTTGAGAAATGATAGCTGTGCTTGATCATTTGAGTTTGTTATCCTGTCAATAATATCACAACTTTACAATTAAGAAACTCTTACATTTTGTTATCATCTCTATGAGACATTTTGTAACACGTGTCTCATGTGCAGACCCGATTCTTTCTTTTTCCATGTCAATCATATaactatttttgtttttatgtgACGATAATGAGACTTGAACTCACTACTGTTGATCCGATATCATATTGAATTGTGTCACTTTTGTTAACAGTTTTAAACATTTAAATGAGATGATCACATAAAACACTTTAATTTTCAAGACAACTAAAGAAAGAGATGCATGCAATCTCTGTAAAGGATATTATTGTATGTGCAATGTGGTCCTGAAAAGCTTACCATTGATCAGGATAGGCATGAGCAGTGGCAAAATCAATGCCAGGGATGCGGTTGTTGGCGATGAAGTCAGTTCCTATGTCAAAATTAGGATTCAGATTTCTCCTCTGAGTTGTTTGTCCGTAGAATCCTTCTAAGCCAACTTCTAACAAATGGCTTCTGTCAATGGACTTGACATAAGAGGCCATCTCTGTTGCCCAGGCCTGCACACAACAAATGAAACTTAGCATAAATCCTTTTCATATTGTTCCCCTCCAGTAAATAGATGCAATAAATGAGTGCACTTGAAAATGCAGGGAAAACAGATGACAATAAATTTCTAGTCAATTACGGTTCTGATGATAGGGTCGTCCACCATGACAGGGTCATCAAATTATGTGAACTAACCTGGAGAAAAATTAATGGAGAACTTGCTTTTGATACGAATTACATttacatatgatgatatgaaaagaaaaacacttaaaatgtatatatttaatattagtTACACATTCTAAATCTACCAATTCTATATCATGTATTTGCCAGTAAGGCAGTAACTGGTCTATGGCATCATATTTATTTTCCTATTAATATAACGGGGGCTTTTGTTGTTCATATAAGGGGTCTGCCGTATTATGATATTCACCAACTTTCGTATTATTTATTACTAAGAAGGCGGTATGTTACTAATATGAGTTTTAGGGCATCCATCATGCAAGTCCCTCAAAGTTAAAATTGAGAAAAACGTTGCTGTAGTTGCAAACCAAATAATCATTGTATCCCATACTCATTTTAGAAGGACAAACCAAACACTAGATTGTAGTTTATGTATTGTCTAATCTCACTTTATAATTCATGTATTCAACTTGTTtatcttacttttctttttagtctatttaaaaaaaatatttttttatttttaccttaTTGGTTGGTCTTTTCCACTTGGTATGTCTAACTACACGTTTAAAAAACATTTCCATACATTTTAGGGTTCTTCAATTTAAGACCAATGattcaaaattcttcttttttatctttttttaatgattctgtATAAGTTAAATCAAACAATCCCCGCATTTCACGGCTTAATTGTCTGCATCTAAAGTTGCAAAAGTAAAACCATCAAAGCAACAAAGGAATCCGAATAAATCAGATAAGGAGGAATTAAAAGATACTCCCTTCTTTCCATATTAATTGTACTAAATTATttgttaatttataaaattaattttattttatttttataattaattttatttaataatataaacaagtttgtaattttttttaaataaattaataaaattatcattatgATTTATTAATAAGTAACATGTAGAGAGAAAATGAACCACTGATGTGGGACGGACTAAAGTGGACTTTATTTAGGTGTTGTTTggtttcaaataattttttggaaaaactttaaattttttttgagaattagTATTTAACCATATAATTTGTCATTAtttgacaaatatatttggcaaatatttcaaatttccaagttttattaaaaaatagaatttggGAACTTAGAaagtttaatttaaaattatcccaattttttatatttaataaaaataccCATCATTTATTGtgggaaaaaaaatattcgtataatatgagaaaattttataaaagcatagtttgagtgacaatattaaaaaaatatatttatttttaattcgattaatgtattgaTCTTGCTCAAATtgttatttgttgttgttgttgatggttattaattatataatataatatttattcgTTATAAAATGATAACCCAAACTAAtggatattttaaataaattttagaattttcagatacaaaataatattttttgaaacaaaATTTGTAGCTAAAGCACAAGTACCTGTATGGTTCTTCCGGAATGATCTGATGTGCATCTAGGTTCATTCATAAGCTCCCATGCCATGATTGTAGGGTCATTCTTGTAAACAACTCCACTGAATTTGTTATATCTGTTGAGTACAGTCTGCAGTtgtaaaaacaaaaacaaaaacgtCATCCCAATTTAAAATGACCAATTAGAAACGAAGATTCTTGTAAAAAGTAATTTAATTTCTGGTTACCATAATATGATTCTTGTAATAGTCCTTAACAACTGAGTTTCTGAAGAAATCATCATCTGAATTGAGGTACTGTCCATTACTTCTAGCCCAATTTACATACTGTTTCTTTCCCCCAAAGCTCTCGTAGTTATTTGCAAAGCTTAATATAACCTTAATTCCATACCTTCTTGCTTCAGATATAACAAAATCCAAACCCTTCAAAATCAATTAGTTACAGAAAAGTTAGAATTAGgcataaaaatagaaagaaaaaacaaacaaacagaATGAGTAGTACAAAAAGACCTTAAACATGTCCTCATTGT
The sequence above is a segment of the Solanum dulcamara chromosome 11, daSolDulc1.2, whole genome shotgun sequence genome. Coding sequences within it:
- the LOC129873923 gene encoding mannan endo-1,4-beta-mannosidase 7-like; the encoded protein is MKRHLAYAFLLIFLVQKVCLFVQVEAGDGFIKTRGIHFMLNGDPFYANGFNAYWLMYIASDPSQRSKVTSAFREASSHGLTVARTWAFSDGGYRPLQYAPGSYNEDMFKGLDFVISEARRYGIKVILSFANNYESFGGKKQYVNWARSNGQYLNSDDDFFRNSVVKDYYKNHIMTVLNRYNKFSGVVYKNDPTIMAWELMNEPRCTSDHSGRTIQAWATEMASYVKSIDRSHLLEVGLEGFYGQTTQRRNLNPNFDIGTDFIANNRIPGIDFATAHAYPDQWITNSNDQAQLSFLNNWLDSHIQDAQYILRKPLLITEFGKSSKDSGFSSYQRDLLYNTVYYKIYSSAKRGGAAAGGLFWQLLSEGMNSFGDGYEIILSQNLSTANLIAQQSHKLYQIRKIFARMRNIQRWNRAKAARRGVWTDRNKGRRIGN